A part of Cannabis sativa cultivar Pink pepper isolate KNU-18-1 chromosome 6, ASM2916894v1, whole genome shotgun sequence genomic DNA contains:
- the LOC115695257 gene encoding uncharacterized protein LOC115695257 → MFDIPGAKAPGPDGYSSYFFQDNWNLVGEDICNAVRSFLHSVKILREINCTALTIIPKVRCPNNQGDYRPIACCNVIYKVATKVICSRLKHILPDIVAQNQGGFVQGRFIAHNILICQYLVRHYGRHSKKANCIIKLDLQKAYDTIEWDFLEEVLKGLLFPDQFISLIMNYDVLLFCRGDFKSIILLLQGLKLFSATSGLQRNKAKSAIYCSNMEEYEIGRVLESSGFTRQQTPFRYLGVPICTKKNSKQECNVLIKKMIARIRTWSTRHISFAGREVLINSVLSAIHSYCCQILKLPKKVIHEIEAICRAFSWKGQFMMQGAGLLAWDKVCQSRTEGGSGIAEWNVAALFKYVWALANKEDNLWVKWIHNVYLKEEEWWEYQAPSNGSWYWKQIVAAKNQLRNLVDTQNFSQTSKFKKQVLAAATTSLVYSIWFARNEKLWNNQVENIDVTVQKVKHSVKHRIELFWPKKVGQQDRDWFHML, encoded by the exons ATGTTTGACATACCTGGAGCTAAAGCACCAGGTCCGGATGGATACTCTAGCTACTTCTTCCAAGATAATTGGAATTTAGTTGGAGAGGACATATGCAATGCAGTAAGGTCTTTCCTCCATTCTGTGAAGATATTAAGGGAAATAAACTGCACAGCTCTCACTATCATCCCCAAAGTCAGATGCCCCAATAATCAAGGTGACTATAGACCAATTGCATGCTGCAATGTGATCTATAAAGTTGCAACTAAAGTAATTTGCTCCAGATTAAAGCATATCCTTCCTGACATTGTGGCCCAAAATCAGGGAGGATTTGTCCAAGGAAGATTTATTGCGCACAATATCCTTATCTGTCAATACTTGGTTAGACACTATGGAAGACATTCAAAAAAGGCTAATTGCATAATCAAACTTGATTTGCAAAAAGCGTACGACACTATTGAGTGGGATTTCCTTGAAGAAGTCCTAAAAGGATTACTCTTCCCTGATCAATTCATTTCCCTCATAATGAATT ATGATGTACTACTATTCTGCAGAGGagatttcaagagtattatccTTTTGCTACAAGGATTGAAACTCTTCTCAGCAACCTCTGGATTGCAGCGTAATAAAGCTAAATCGGCCATTTACTGTAGCAACATGGAAGAATATGAGATAGGAAGAGTCCTAGAATCCTCTGGATTCACAAGGCAACAAACTCCATTCAGATATCTTGGTGTTCCTATTTGcaccaaaaaaaattcaaagcaGGAATGCAATGTTCTGATTAAAAAGATGATTGCAAGAATTCGAACATGGAGCACCAGACATATCTCTTTTGCAGGTAGAGAAGTACTCATCAATTCAGTACTTTCAGCTATACACTCTTATTGTTGCCAAATACTCAAGCTCCCAAAGAAGGTAATACACGAGATAGAAGCTATTTGTAGAGCTTTTTCATGGAAAGGCCAATTCATGATGCAAGGAGCAGGTTTACTAGCCTGGGATAAGGTATGCCAATCAAGAACAGAAGGAGGCTCGGGGATTGCTGAATGGAATGTGGCTGCCCTTTTCAAATATGTGTGGGCTCTTGCTAATAAAGAGGATAACTTGTGGGTCAAATGGATACACAATGTGTACCTTAAAGAGGAAGAATGGTGGGAATACCAAGCTCCTAGTAATGGGAGTTGGTATTGGAAGCAAATCGTGGCAGCAAAGAATCAATTAAGAAACTTGGTGGACACACAGAATTTCTCCCAAACCAG CAAGTTTAAGAAGCAAGTTTtggcagcagcaacaacaagcTTAGTCTACTCGATTTGGTTTGCTAGAAATGAAAAATTGTGGAATAATCAAGTAGAAAACATTGATGTAACTGTACAGAAAGTTAAACATAGTGTTAAACATAGAATAGAGTTGTTTTGGCCTAAAAAGGTAGGACAACAAGATAGAGATTGGTTTCACATGTTGTGA
- the LOC115695256 gene encoding uncharacterized protein LOC115695256, with protein MDGNQKKMNNKSKLVLRMPLIYCRNTQKRMGLGFQSKVQEWIRKEEGEYLLSKMDRILAWNVRGANNQQKQNLIKQLIRSQSVGLVGLLETRVKAAKLGALYLNVFNGWCFTSNIAWHKGGRMIIAWNPNTFSINILKCTSQLIHLQVSNSDGKIFLVTFVYAFNDEEEERVGDRVKDKQSHLFKDCVNYCQLEDIRSSGKFFTWCNKQQGRDRIYSKIDRILANSKWSDLFPGAEAIFMNEGMFDHSPTLLTFHQLSQMGKKPFRYFRMWSSHPDYAQQVNRVWKQVVHGTLMYQIVAKLKALKPVLKQINREGFSDLQAASIQAQEVLNECQNKLTVEPLNQQVQIAEAEARNKFIQAHKKYQSFLHQKAKINWVKEGDDNTAIFHASIKA; from the exons ATGGATGGAAACCAAAAGAAAATGAACAACAAGAGCAAACTAGTATTGAGAATGCCTTTGATATACTGCAGGAACACACAGAAGAGAATGGGGCTGGGGTTCCAGTCCAAAGTCCAGGAATGGATAAGAAAAGAGGAGGGGGAGTACCTCCTCTCCAAAATGGATAGAATCCTAGCTTGGAATGTCCGGGGGGCCAacaaccaacaaaaacaaaacttaATCAAGCAATTGATTCGTTCTCAAAGTGTTGGTCTTGTTGGGCTCCTCGAGACAAGAGTAAAGGCTGCCAAGCTTGGAGCCTTGTACTTGAATGTTTTTAATGGTTGGTGTTTTACGAGTAATATTGCATGGCATAAAGGTGGGCGAATGATCATTGCTTGGAATCCAAATACTTTCAGCATCAACATACTCAAATGCACAAGTCAATTAATCCATCTCCAAGTCTCCAATTCTGATGGTAAGATTTTCCTTGTAAcatttgtttatgcttttaatgATGAGGAAG AGGAAAGAGTTGGGGATCGGGTTAAAGATAAACAATCTCATCTGTTCAAAGACTGTGTTAATTATTGTCAGCTTGAAGATATTAGAAGCAGTGGAAAGTTTTTCACTTGGTGTAATAAGCAACAAGGGAGGGACCGAATATACTCAAAGATAGATAGGATTTTGGCCAATTCAAAATGGTCTGATTTGTTTCCTGGTGCAGAAGCAATTTTTATGAACGAAGGGATGTTTGATCACTCACCAACCCTCCTCACTTTTCACCAGTTATCACAGATGGGGAAGAAGCCTTTCAGATATTTCAGGATGTGGAGTTCACATCCTGATTATGCACAACAGGTGAATCGTGTTTGGAAGCAGGTTGTTCATGGTACTCTGATGTATCAAATAGTTGCCAAGCTCAAAGCTCTAAAACCTGTGCTAAAACAAATCAACCGAGAAGGTTTTTCTGACCTACAGGCAGCATCAATTCAAGCACAGGAAGTACTTAATGAGTGCCAAAATAAACTCACTGTGGAGCCACTAAACCAGCAAGTACAAATTGCAGAAGCAGAAGCTAGAAATAAATTCATTCAAGCTCACAAAAAGTACCAATCTTTCCTACATCAAAAAGCTAAAATCAATTGGGTCAAGGAGGGTGATGATAACACAGCAATCTTTCACGCGAGTATCAAAGCCTGA
- the LOC133039305 gene encoding uncharacterized protein LOC133039305: MVSARELRENRRIRELEFGGYEDDNQTPPVMYNFSSTNNNEVLLCSDNIHNIVAKGVLLEFVSPVTIHTVEYEEGIARVLITEQLQEEAEIAHPIENIRYVYETKDTFLPWPKHLILNLDKVPIFPDVASTHKSSSKGKQIATPHRSPNKGKQISTLPAS; encoded by the exons ATGGTGTCAGCTCGAGAGCTGAGAGAGAATCGCAGAATCAGAgagcta GAGTTTGGAGGGTACGAAGATGATAATCAGACACCTCCTGTCATGTACAACTTCTCATCCACTAATAATAACGAAGTACTTTTGTGTTCAGACAACATCCATAATATAGTGGCCAAAGGTGTGCTTCTGGAATTTGTTAGTCCAGTAACAATTCATACCGTGGAGTATGAAGAAGGGATTGCACGAGTTTTAATTACAGAACAACTTCAAGAGGAGGCTGAAATTGCTCATCCTATCGAAAATATCCGATATGTCTATGAGACAAAGGACACATTCCTTCCTTGGCcaaaacatttaattttaaatttggataag GTTCCCATATTCCCGGATGTCGCATCCACCCATAAATCATCGTCAAAGGGGAAGCAGATAGCAACCCCTCACAGATCACCGAATAAAGGGAAACAGATATCAACTCTTCCTGCTagttaa
- the LOC115695676 gene encoding uncharacterized protein LOC115695676 yields the protein MLEIVCAGKIIHLDPWLRHKRPKMTIDLTLQRAYELLGGSNELLGTFPGVTVAACPKQTLGIECGFYVLRYINDIVKALNSFVIIREKFGKMDTYDVETMLLPLQHQWLSKLTRYLY from the exons ATGCTTGAGATCGTTTGTGCTGGGAAGATCATTCACTTGGACCCTTGGCTTAGACATAAACGCCCTAAGATGACTATTGACCTCACACTCCAAag GGCATATGAACTGCTCGGAGGTTCCAACGAGTTACTTGGAACATTTCCAGGAGTAACCGTTGCAGCGTGTCCAAAACAAACATTGGGAATTGAATGTGGTTTTTATGTACTTAGGTACATTAATGACATTGTGAAAGCTCTAAATTCATTCGTTATTATAAGAGAAAAG TTTGGAAAGATGGACACATACGATGTGGAGACGATGTTGCTACCACTGCAACATCAATGGTTATCGAAATTGACACGATACTTGTACTAG
- the LOC115724464 gene encoding putative lipid-transfer protein DIR1, producing MKMGIAKFVIVALLVASIINFELSSAQTICNVSMNGLMECKPAVTKPNPKSPTSACCSALTHADFKCLCSYKNSQILPSLGIDPVLAMQLPQKCKLPHPPNC from the coding sequence ATGAAGATGGGCATTGCAAAGTTTGTAATAGTAGCATTGCTAGTGGCTAGCATTATTAACTTTGAGTTGAGTAGTGCCCAAACCATATGCAATGTGTCGATGAATGGTCTGATGGAGTGCAAGCCGGCGGTGACTAAACCAAACCCGAAATCGCCTACGTCCGCTTGTTGCTCGGCGCTGACGCATGCTGACTTCAAGTGCCTATGCTCCTACAAGAACTCCCAGATTCTGCCTTCCCTCGGCATCGATCCCGTTCTTGCGATGCAGCTCCCTCAGAAATGCAAACTTCCTCACCCTCCCAActgttaa